Proteins from one Mesorhizobium sp. M9A.F.Ca.ET.002.03.1.2 genomic window:
- a CDS encoding murein transglycosylase A: MSLSQAFSEKSFGDLPGWDEDDHLPAFAAFRRSALYVLTKPYRSGGLGIDFNAFTEAYAAARTVSPTDRAQARAFFERHFVPAHIRPENGGAGLVTGFYEPVVDASPVRTERFTVPLLSRPADLVDIDDANRPPGLDPYLAFGRETPGGPVEYFDRGEIERGALAGKTVAGKRLEIAWLADKVDAFFIHVQGAARLTMTDGRLCRVTYAAKSGQRFTGPGRILSETGEIPLEKVTMQSIRAWFKAHPDRIDEILWRNRSYIFFREVVVDDPELGPIAAAKVPLTPGRSIAVDRLLHTFGTPLYIDGPSLTAFDRKPFRRLMIAQDTGSAITGPARGDLFAGTGNAAGEIAGVVRNPADFYALIPRPLVSGAGR, encoded by the coding sequence GTGTCGCTTTCTCAGGCGTTCAGTGAAAAGTCCTTTGGCGATCTGCCCGGTTGGGATGAGGATGACCATCTCCCTGCCTTCGCCGCCTTTCGCCGCTCGGCCCTTTATGTGCTGACCAAGCCCTATCGTTCCGGCGGGCTCGGTATCGACTTCAACGCCTTCACCGAGGCTTACGCTGCAGCCCGCACCGTTTCGCCAACGGACCGGGCGCAAGCCCGCGCCTTCTTCGAGCGTCATTTCGTCCCGGCACACATAAGGCCGGAAAACGGAGGCGCCGGCCTCGTCACCGGCTTCTATGAACCCGTGGTCGATGCTTCACCGGTGCGAACCGAACGATTTACAGTGCCGCTGCTGTCGCGCCCGGCCGATCTCGTCGACATCGACGACGCCAATCGGCCGCCCGGCCTGGATCCCTATCTCGCCTTCGGCCGGGAAACACCGGGCGGACCGGTCGAGTATTTCGACCGTGGCGAGATCGAGCGCGGCGCGCTCGCTGGCAAGACTGTAGCCGGCAAGCGCCTGGAAATCGCCTGGCTCGCCGACAAGGTCGACGCCTTCTTCATCCACGTCCAGGGTGCAGCTAGGCTCACCATGACCGACGGCCGGCTTTGCCGCGTCACCTATGCCGCCAAATCCGGCCAGCGTTTCACTGGGCCGGGCCGGATCCTGAGTGAAACAGGCGAGATCCCGCTAGAGAAGGTGACCATGCAGTCGATTCGCGCCTGGTTCAAGGCGCATCCGGATCGCATCGACGAGATCCTATGGCGCAACCGCTCGTATATTTTCTTCCGTGAGGTGGTGGTCGACGATCCGGAACTTGGCCCGATCGCTGCCGCCAAGGTGCCGCTGACGCCGGGCCGCTCCATCGCTGTCGATCGTCTGCTCCATACATTCGGCACGCCGCTCTACATCGATGGGCCGTCGCTGACCGCTTTCGACAGAAAGCCATTCCGTCGGCTGATGATCGCACAGGATACCGGCTCGGCCATCACCGGGCCGGCCCGCGGCGACCTGTTCGCCGGAACGGGAAACGCGGCCGGCGAGATCGCCGGGGTCGTCCGCAACCCCGCCGATTTCTATGCGCTGATACCGCGTCCGCTTGTTTCGGGAGCGGGGCGATGA